In the genome of Piliocolobus tephrosceles isolate RC106 chromosome 20, ASM277652v3, whole genome shotgun sequence, one region contains:
- the UCKL1 gene encoding uridine-cytidine kinase-like 1 isoform X11: MSSPPSYPGIRISGCRALRAEGSNAESLDRLLPPVGTGHSPRKRTTSQCKSEPPLLRTSKRTIYTAGRPPWYNEHGTQSKEAFAIGLGGGSASGKTTVARMIIEALDVPWVVLLSMDSFYKVLTEQQQEQAAHNNFNFDHPDAFDFDLIISTLKKLKQGKSVKKTLYGANVIIFEGIMAFADKTLLELLDMKIFVDTDSDIRLVRRLRRDISERGRDIEGVIKQYNKFVKPSFDQYIQPTMRLADIVVPRGSGNTVAIDLIVQHVHSQLEERELSVRAALASAHQCHPLPRTLSVLKSTPQVRGMHTIIRDKETSRDEFIFYSKRLMRLLIEHALSFLPFQDCVVRTPQGQDYAGKCYAGKQITGVSILRAGETMEPALRAVCKDVRIGTILIQTNQLTGEPELHYLRLPKDISDDHVILMDCTVSTGAAAMMAVRVLLDHDVPEDKIFLLSLLMAEMGVHSVAYAFPRVRIITTAVDKRVNDLFRIIPGIGNFGDRYFGTDAVPDGSDEEEVAYTG; the protein is encoded by the exons ATGAGCAGCCCCCCATCTTACCCTGGCATCAGGATCTCAGGGTGCCGGGCCCTTAGAGCAGAAGGCAG CAATGCAGAGTCCCTggacaggctcctgccacctgtGGGCACCGGGCACTCTCCCCGGAAGCGGACCACCAGCCAGTGCAAGTCAGAGCCTCCCCTGCTGCGCACCAGCAAGCGTACCATCTACACCGCAGGGCGGCCACCCTGGTACAACGAGCATGGCACACAATCCAAAGAGGCTTTCGCCATCG GCCTGGGAGGTGGCAGTGCCTCTGGGAAGACCACTGTTGCCAGAATGATCATTGAAGCCCTGGACGTGCCCTGGGTGGTCTTGCTGTCCATGGACTCCTTCTACAAG GTGCTGACTGAGCAGCAGCAGGAACAGGCCGCACACAACAACTTCAACTTCGACCACCCAGACGCCTTTGACTTCGACCTCATCATTTCCACCCTCAAGAAGCTGAAGCAGGGGAAGAGTGTCAAG AAAACACTGTATGGTGCAAACGTCATCATCTTTGAGGGCATCATGGCCTTTGCTGACAAGACGCTGCTGGAG CTCCTGGACATGAAGATCTTTGTGGACACAGACTCTGACATCCGCCTGGTACGGCGGCTGCGCCGGGACATCAGTGAGCGCGGCCGGGACATCGAGGGTGTCATCAAGCAGTACAACAAGTTTGTCAAGCCCTCTTTCGACCAGTACATCCAGCCCACCATGCGCCTGGCAGACATCGTGGTGCCCAGAG GGAGCGGCAACACGGTGGCCATCGACCTGATCGTGCAGCATGTGCACAGCCAGCTGGAGGAG CGTGAACTCAGCGTCAG GGCTGCGCTGGCCTCGGCACACCAGTGCCACCCCCTGCCCCGGACGCTGAGCGTCCTGAAGAGCACGCCGCAGGTGCGAGGCATGCACACCATCATCAG GGACAAGGAGACCAGTCGCGACGAGTTCATCTTCTACTCCAAGAGACTGATGCGGCTGCTCATCGAGCACGCGCTCTCCTTCCTGCCCTTTCAG GACTGCGTTGTGCGGACCCCGCAGGGGCAGGACTACGCGGGCAAGTGCTATGCGGGGAAGCAG ATCACCGGTGTGTCCATTCTGCGCGCCGGTGAAACCATGGAGCCCGCCCTGCGCGCTGTGTGCAAAGACGTGCGCATCGGCACCATCCTCATCCAGACCAACCAGCTTACCGGGGAGCCCGAG CTGCACTACCTGAGGCTGCCCAAGGACATCAGCGATGACCATGTGATCCTCATGGACTGCACCGTGTCCACGGGCGCCGCGGCCATGATGGCGGTGCGCGTGCTCCTG GACCACGACGTGCCTGAGGACAAGATCTTCCTGCTGTCACTGCTCATGGCAGAGATGGGCGTGCACTCAGTGGCCTATGCGTTTCCACGAGTGAGAATCATCACCACGGCGGTGGACAAGCGGGTCAATGACCTTTTCCGCATCATCCCAGGCATTG GGAACTTTGGCGACCGCTACTTTGGGACAGACGCGGTCCCCGATGGCAGTGACGAGGAGGAAGTGGCCTACACGGGTTAG
- the UCKL1 gene encoding uridine-cytidine kinase-like 1 isoform X9: protein MSSPPSYPGIRISGCRALRAEGSSNAESLDRLLPPVGTGHSPRKRTTSQCKSEPPLLRTSKRTIYTAGRPPWYNEHGTQSKEAFAIGLGGGSASGKTTVARMIIEALDVPWVVLLSMDSFYKVLTEQQQEQAAHNNFNFDHPDAFDFDLIISTLKKLKQGKSVKKTLYGANVIIFEGIMAFADKTLLELLDMKIFVDTDSDIRLVRRLRRDISERGRDIEGVIKQYNKFVKPSFDQYIQPTMRLADIVVPRGSGNTVAIDLIVQHVHSQLEERELSVRAALASAHQCHPLPRTLSVLKSTPQVRGMHTIIRDKETSRDEFIFYSKRLMRLLIEHALSFLPFQDCVVRTPQGQDYAGKCYAGKQITGVSILRAGETMEPALRAVCKDVRIGTILIQTNQLTGEPELHYLRLPKDISDDHVILMDCTVSTGAAAMMAVRVLLDHDVPEDKIFLLSLLMAEMGVHSVAYAFPRVRIITTAVDKRVNDLFRIIPGIGNFGDRYFGTDAVPDGSDEEEVAYTG, encoded by the exons ATGAGCAGCCCCCCATCTTACCCTGGCATCAGGATCTCAGGGTGCCGGGCCCTTAGAGCAGAAGGCAG CAGCAATGCAGAGTCCCTggacaggctcctgccacctgtGGGCACCGGGCACTCTCCCCGGAAGCGGACCACCAGCCAGTGCAAGTCAGAGCCTCCCCTGCTGCGCACCAGCAAGCGTACCATCTACACCGCAGGGCGGCCACCCTGGTACAACGAGCATGGCACACAATCCAAAGAGGCTTTCGCCATCG GCCTGGGAGGTGGCAGTGCCTCTGGGAAGACCACTGTTGCCAGAATGATCATTGAAGCCCTGGACGTGCCCTGGGTGGTCTTGCTGTCCATGGACTCCTTCTACAAG GTGCTGACTGAGCAGCAGCAGGAACAGGCCGCACACAACAACTTCAACTTCGACCACCCAGACGCCTTTGACTTCGACCTCATCATTTCCACCCTCAAGAAGCTGAAGCAGGGGAAGAGTGTCAAG AAAACACTGTATGGTGCAAACGTCATCATCTTTGAGGGCATCATGGCCTTTGCTGACAAGACGCTGCTGGAG CTCCTGGACATGAAGATCTTTGTGGACACAGACTCTGACATCCGCCTGGTACGGCGGCTGCGCCGGGACATCAGTGAGCGCGGCCGGGACATCGAGGGTGTCATCAAGCAGTACAACAAGTTTGTCAAGCCCTCTTTCGACCAGTACATCCAGCCCACCATGCGCCTGGCAGACATCGTGGTGCCCAGAG GGAGCGGCAACACGGTGGCCATCGACCTGATCGTGCAGCATGTGCACAGCCAGCTGGAGGAG CGTGAACTCAGCGTCAG GGCTGCGCTGGCCTCGGCACACCAGTGCCACCCCCTGCCCCGGACGCTGAGCGTCCTGAAGAGCACGCCGCAGGTGCGAGGCATGCACACCATCATCAG GGACAAGGAGACCAGTCGCGACGAGTTCATCTTCTACTCCAAGAGACTGATGCGGCTGCTCATCGAGCACGCGCTCTCCTTCCTGCCCTTTCAG GACTGCGTTGTGCGGACCCCGCAGGGGCAGGACTACGCGGGCAAGTGCTATGCGGGGAAGCAG ATCACCGGTGTGTCCATTCTGCGCGCCGGTGAAACCATGGAGCCCGCCCTGCGCGCTGTGTGCAAAGACGTGCGCATCGGCACCATCCTCATCCAGACCAACCAGCTTACCGGGGAGCCCGAG CTGCACTACCTGAGGCTGCCCAAGGACATCAGCGATGACCATGTGATCCTCATGGACTGCACCGTGTCCACGGGCGCCGCGGCCATGATGGCGGTGCGCGTGCTCCTG GACCACGACGTGCCTGAGGACAAGATCTTCCTGCTGTCACTGCTCATGGCAGAGATGGGCGTGCACTCAGTGGCCTATGCGTTTCCACGAGTGAGAATCATCACCACGGCGGTGGACAAGCGGGTCAATGACCTTTTCCGCATCATCCCAGGCATTG GGAACTTTGGCGACCGCTACTTTGGGACAGACGCGGTCCCCGATGGCAGTGACGAGGAGGAAGTGGCCTACACGGGTTAG
- the UCKL1 gene encoding uridine-cytidine kinase-like 1 isoform X5 produces the protein MAAPPARADADPSPTSPPTARDPPGRQAEKSETACEDRSNAESLDRLLPPVGTGHSPRKRTTSQCKSEPPLLRTSKRTIYTAGRPPWYNEHGTQSKEAFAIGLGGGSASGKTTVARMIIEALDVPWVVLLSMDSFYKVLTEQQQEQAAHNNFNFDHPDAFDFDLIISTLKKLKQGKSVKKTLYGANVIIFEGIMAFADKTLLELLDMKIFVDTDSDIRLVRRLRRDISERGRDIEGVIKQYNKFVKPSFDQYIQPTMRLADIVVPRGSGNTVAIDLIVQHVHSQLEERKLRWDMAALASAHQCHPLPRTLSVLKSTPQVRGMHTIIRDKETSRDEFIFYSKRLMRLLIEHALSFLPFQDCVVRTPQGQDYAGKCYAGKQITGVSILRAGETMEPALRAVCKDVRIGTILIQTNQLTGEPELHYLRLPKDISDDHVILMDCTVSTGAAAMMAVRVLLDHDVPEDKIFLLSLLMAEMGVHSVAYAFPRVRIITTAVDKRVNDLFRIIPGIGNFGDRYFGTDAVPDGSDEEEVAYTG, from the exons CAGCAATGCAGAGTCCCTggacaggctcctgccacctgtGGGCACCGGGCACTCTCCCCGGAAGCGGACCACCAGCCAGTGCAAGTCAGAGCCTCCCCTGCTGCGCACCAGCAAGCGTACCATCTACACCGCAGGGCGGCCACCCTGGTACAACGAGCATGGCACACAATCCAAAGAGGCTTTCGCCATCG GCCTGGGAGGTGGCAGTGCCTCTGGGAAGACCACTGTTGCCAGAATGATCATTGAAGCCCTGGACGTGCCCTGGGTGGTCTTGCTGTCCATGGACTCCTTCTACAAG GTGCTGACTGAGCAGCAGCAGGAACAGGCCGCACACAACAACTTCAACTTCGACCACCCAGACGCCTTTGACTTCGACCTCATCATTTCCACCCTCAAGAAGCTGAAGCAGGGGAAGAGTGTCAAG AAAACACTGTATGGTGCAAACGTCATCATCTTTGAGGGCATCATGGCCTTTGCTGACAAGACGCTGCTGGAG CTCCTGGACATGAAGATCTTTGTGGACACAGACTCTGACATCCGCCTGGTACGGCGGCTGCGCCGGGACATCAGTGAGCGCGGCCGGGACATCGAGGGTGTCATCAAGCAGTACAACAAGTTTGTCAAGCCCTCTTTCGACCAGTACATCCAGCCCACCATGCGCCTGGCAGACATCGTGGTGCCCAGAG GGAGCGGCAACACGGTGGCCATCGACCTGATCGTGCAGCATGTGCACAGCCAGCTGGAGGAG AGGAAGCTACGTTGGGATAT GGCTGCGCTGGCCTCGGCACACCAGTGCCACCCCCTGCCCCGGACGCTGAGCGTCCTGAAGAGCACGCCGCAGGTGCGAGGCATGCACACCATCATCAG GGACAAGGAGACCAGTCGCGACGAGTTCATCTTCTACTCCAAGAGACTGATGCGGCTGCTCATCGAGCACGCGCTCTCCTTCCTGCCCTTTCAG GACTGCGTTGTGCGGACCCCGCAGGGGCAGGACTACGCGGGCAAGTGCTATGCGGGGAAGCAG ATCACCGGTGTGTCCATTCTGCGCGCCGGTGAAACCATGGAGCCCGCCCTGCGCGCTGTGTGCAAAGACGTGCGCATCGGCACCATCCTCATCCAGACCAACCAGCTTACCGGGGAGCCCGAG CTGCACTACCTGAGGCTGCCCAAGGACATCAGCGATGACCATGTGATCCTCATGGACTGCACCGTGTCCACGGGCGCCGCGGCCATGATGGCGGTGCGCGTGCTCCTG GACCACGACGTGCCTGAGGACAAGATCTTCCTGCTGTCACTGCTCATGGCAGAGATGGGCGTGCACTCAGTGGCCTATGCGTTTCCACGAGTGAGAATCATCACCACGGCGGTGGACAAGCGGGTCAATGACCTTTTCCGCATCATCCCAGGCATTG GGAACTTTGGCGACCGCTACTTTGGGACAGACGCGGTCCCCGATGGCAGTGACGAGGAGGAAGTGGCCTACACGGGTTAG
- the UCKL1 gene encoding uridine-cytidine kinase-like 1 isoform X8: MAAPPARADADPSPTSPPTARDPPGRQAEKSETACEDRNAESLDRLLPPVGTGHSPRKRTTSQCKSEPPLLRTSKRTIYTAGRPPWYNEHGTQSKEAFAIGLGGGSASGKTTVARMIIEALDVPWVVLLSMDSFYKVLTEQQQEQAAHNNFNFDHPDAFDFDLIISTLKKLKQGKSVKKTLYGANVIIFEGIMAFADKTLLELLDMKIFVDTDSDIRLVRRLRRDISERGRDIEGVIKQYNKFVKPSFDQYIQPTMRLADIVVPRGSGNTVAIDLIVQHVHSQLEERELSVRAALASAHQCHPLPRTLSVLKSTPQVRGMHTIIRDKETSRDEFIFYSKRLMRLLIEHALSFLPFQDCVVRTPQGQDYAGKCYAGKQITGVSILRAGETMEPALRAVCKDVRIGTILIQTNQLTGEPELHYLRLPKDISDDHVILMDCTVSTGAAAMMAVRVLLDHDVPEDKIFLLSLLMAEMGVHSVAYAFPRVRIITTAVDKRVNDLFRIIPGIGNFGDRYFGTDAVPDGSDEEEVAYTG, encoded by the exons CAATGCAGAGTCCCTggacaggctcctgccacctgtGGGCACCGGGCACTCTCCCCGGAAGCGGACCACCAGCCAGTGCAAGTCAGAGCCTCCCCTGCTGCGCACCAGCAAGCGTACCATCTACACCGCAGGGCGGCCACCCTGGTACAACGAGCATGGCACACAATCCAAAGAGGCTTTCGCCATCG GCCTGGGAGGTGGCAGTGCCTCTGGGAAGACCACTGTTGCCAGAATGATCATTGAAGCCCTGGACGTGCCCTGGGTGGTCTTGCTGTCCATGGACTCCTTCTACAAG GTGCTGACTGAGCAGCAGCAGGAACAGGCCGCACACAACAACTTCAACTTCGACCACCCAGACGCCTTTGACTTCGACCTCATCATTTCCACCCTCAAGAAGCTGAAGCAGGGGAAGAGTGTCAAG AAAACACTGTATGGTGCAAACGTCATCATCTTTGAGGGCATCATGGCCTTTGCTGACAAGACGCTGCTGGAG CTCCTGGACATGAAGATCTTTGTGGACACAGACTCTGACATCCGCCTGGTACGGCGGCTGCGCCGGGACATCAGTGAGCGCGGCCGGGACATCGAGGGTGTCATCAAGCAGTACAACAAGTTTGTCAAGCCCTCTTTCGACCAGTACATCCAGCCCACCATGCGCCTGGCAGACATCGTGGTGCCCAGAG GGAGCGGCAACACGGTGGCCATCGACCTGATCGTGCAGCATGTGCACAGCCAGCTGGAGGAG CGTGAACTCAGCGTCAG GGCTGCGCTGGCCTCGGCACACCAGTGCCACCCCCTGCCCCGGACGCTGAGCGTCCTGAAGAGCACGCCGCAGGTGCGAGGCATGCACACCATCATCAG GGACAAGGAGACCAGTCGCGACGAGTTCATCTTCTACTCCAAGAGACTGATGCGGCTGCTCATCGAGCACGCGCTCTCCTTCCTGCCCTTTCAG GACTGCGTTGTGCGGACCCCGCAGGGGCAGGACTACGCGGGCAAGTGCTATGCGGGGAAGCAG ATCACCGGTGTGTCCATTCTGCGCGCCGGTGAAACCATGGAGCCCGCCCTGCGCGCTGTGTGCAAAGACGTGCGCATCGGCACCATCCTCATCCAGACCAACCAGCTTACCGGGGAGCCCGAG CTGCACTACCTGAGGCTGCCCAAGGACATCAGCGATGACCATGTGATCCTCATGGACTGCACCGTGTCCACGGGCGCCGCGGCCATGATGGCGGTGCGCGTGCTCCTG GACCACGACGTGCCTGAGGACAAGATCTTCCTGCTGTCACTGCTCATGGCAGAGATGGGCGTGCACTCAGTGGCCTATGCGTTTCCACGAGTGAGAATCATCACCACGGCGGTGGACAAGCGGGTCAATGACCTTTTCCGCATCATCCCAGGCATTG GGAACTTTGGCGACCGCTACTTTGGGACAGACGCGGTCCCCGATGGCAGTGACGAGGAGGAAGTGGCCTACACGGGTTAG
- the UCKL1 gene encoding uridine-cytidine kinase-like 1 isoform X6: MAAPPARADADPSPTSPPTARDPPGRQAEKSETACEDRSNAESLDRLLPPVGTGHSPRKRTTSQCKSEPPLLRTSKRTIYTAGRPPWYNEHGTQSKEAFAIGLGGGSASGKTTVARMIIEALDVPWVVLLSMDSFYKVLTEQQQEQAAHNNFNFDHPDAFDFDLIISTLKKLKQGKSVKKTLYGANVIIFEGIMAFADKTLLELLDMKIFVDTDSDIRLVRRLRRDISERGRDIEGVIKQYNKFVKPSFDQYIQPTMRLADIVVPRGSGNTVAIDLIVQHVHSQLEERELSVRAALASAHQCHPLPRTLSVLKSTPQVRGMHTIIRDKETSRDEFIFYSKRLMRLLIEHALSFLPFQDCVVRTPQGQDYAGKCYAGKQITGVSILRAGETMEPALRAVCKDVRIGTILIQTNQLTGEPELHYLRLPKDISDDHVILMDCTVSTGAAAMMAVRVLLDHDVPEDKIFLLSLLMAEMGVHSVAYAFPRVRIITTAVDKRVNDLFRIIPGIGNFGDRYFGTDAVPDGSDEEEVAYTG; this comes from the exons CAGCAATGCAGAGTCCCTggacaggctcctgccacctgtGGGCACCGGGCACTCTCCCCGGAAGCGGACCACCAGCCAGTGCAAGTCAGAGCCTCCCCTGCTGCGCACCAGCAAGCGTACCATCTACACCGCAGGGCGGCCACCCTGGTACAACGAGCATGGCACACAATCCAAAGAGGCTTTCGCCATCG GCCTGGGAGGTGGCAGTGCCTCTGGGAAGACCACTGTTGCCAGAATGATCATTGAAGCCCTGGACGTGCCCTGGGTGGTCTTGCTGTCCATGGACTCCTTCTACAAG GTGCTGACTGAGCAGCAGCAGGAACAGGCCGCACACAACAACTTCAACTTCGACCACCCAGACGCCTTTGACTTCGACCTCATCATTTCCACCCTCAAGAAGCTGAAGCAGGGGAAGAGTGTCAAG AAAACACTGTATGGTGCAAACGTCATCATCTTTGAGGGCATCATGGCCTTTGCTGACAAGACGCTGCTGGAG CTCCTGGACATGAAGATCTTTGTGGACACAGACTCTGACATCCGCCTGGTACGGCGGCTGCGCCGGGACATCAGTGAGCGCGGCCGGGACATCGAGGGTGTCATCAAGCAGTACAACAAGTTTGTCAAGCCCTCTTTCGACCAGTACATCCAGCCCACCATGCGCCTGGCAGACATCGTGGTGCCCAGAG GGAGCGGCAACACGGTGGCCATCGACCTGATCGTGCAGCATGTGCACAGCCAGCTGGAGGAG CGTGAACTCAGCGTCAG GGCTGCGCTGGCCTCGGCACACCAGTGCCACCCCCTGCCCCGGACGCTGAGCGTCCTGAAGAGCACGCCGCAGGTGCGAGGCATGCACACCATCATCAG GGACAAGGAGACCAGTCGCGACGAGTTCATCTTCTACTCCAAGAGACTGATGCGGCTGCTCATCGAGCACGCGCTCTCCTTCCTGCCCTTTCAG GACTGCGTTGTGCGGACCCCGCAGGGGCAGGACTACGCGGGCAAGTGCTATGCGGGGAAGCAG ATCACCGGTGTGTCCATTCTGCGCGCCGGTGAAACCATGGAGCCCGCCCTGCGCGCTGTGTGCAAAGACGTGCGCATCGGCACCATCCTCATCCAGACCAACCAGCTTACCGGGGAGCCCGAG CTGCACTACCTGAGGCTGCCCAAGGACATCAGCGATGACCATGTGATCCTCATGGACTGCACCGTGTCCACGGGCGCCGCGGCCATGATGGCGGTGCGCGTGCTCCTG GACCACGACGTGCCTGAGGACAAGATCTTCCTGCTGTCACTGCTCATGGCAGAGATGGGCGTGCACTCAGTGGCCTATGCGTTTCCACGAGTGAGAATCATCACCACGGCGGTGGACAAGCGGGTCAATGACCTTTTCCGCATCATCCCAGGCATTG GGAACTTTGGCGACCGCTACTTTGGGACAGACGCGGTCCCCGATGGCAGTGACGAGGAGGAAGTGGCCTACACGGGTTAG
- the UCKL1 gene encoding uridine-cytidine kinase-like 1 isoform X4 → MSSPPSYPGIRISGCRALRAEGSSNAESLDRLLPPVGTGHSPRKRTTSQCKSEPPLLRTSKRTIYTAGRPPWYNEHGTQSKEAFAIGLGGGSASGKTTVARMIIEALDVPWVVLLSMDSFYKVLTEQQQEQAAHNNFNFDHPDAFDFDLIISTLKKLKQGKSVKKTLYGANVIIFEGIMAFADKTLLEVSTHWEYPPHWCLSPGHPVYELLDMKIFVDTDSDIRLVRRLRRDISERGRDIEGVIKQYNKFVKPSFDQYIQPTMRLADIVVPRGSGNTVAIDLIVQHVHSQLEERKLRWDMAALASAHQCHPLPRTLSVLKSTPQVRGMHTIIRDKETSRDEFIFYSKRLMRLLIEHALSFLPFQDCVVRTPQGQDYAGKCYAGKQITGVSILRAGETMEPALRAVCKDVRIGTILIQTNQLTGEPELHYLRLPKDISDDHVILMDCTVSTGAAAMMAVRVLLDHDVPEDKIFLLSLLMAEMGVHSVAYAFPRVRIITTAVDKRVNDLFRIIPGIGNFGDRYFGTDAVPDGSDEEEVAYTG, encoded by the exons ATGAGCAGCCCCCCATCTTACCCTGGCATCAGGATCTCAGGGTGCCGGGCCCTTAGAGCAGAAGGCAG CAGCAATGCAGAGTCCCTggacaggctcctgccacctgtGGGCACCGGGCACTCTCCCCGGAAGCGGACCACCAGCCAGTGCAAGTCAGAGCCTCCCCTGCTGCGCACCAGCAAGCGTACCATCTACACCGCAGGGCGGCCACCCTGGTACAACGAGCATGGCACACAATCCAAAGAGGCTTTCGCCATCG GCCTGGGAGGTGGCAGTGCCTCTGGGAAGACCACTGTTGCCAGAATGATCATTGAAGCCCTGGACGTGCCCTGGGTGGTCTTGCTGTCCATGGACTCCTTCTACAAG GTGCTGACTGAGCAGCAGCAGGAACAGGCCGCACACAACAACTTCAACTTCGACCACCCAGACGCCTTTGACTTCGACCTCATCATTTCCACCCTCAAGAAGCTGAAGCAGGGGAAGAGTGTCAAG AAAACACTGTATGGTGCAAACGTCATCATCTTTGAGGGCATCATGGCCTTTGCTGACAAGACGCTGCTGGAGGTTAGCACTCACTGGGAATACCCACCCCACTGGTGTCTCAGCCCCGGCCACCCTGTCTATGAG CTCCTGGACATGAAGATCTTTGTGGACACAGACTCTGACATCCGCCTGGTACGGCGGCTGCGCCGGGACATCAGTGAGCGCGGCCGGGACATCGAGGGTGTCATCAAGCAGTACAACAAGTTTGTCAAGCCCTCTTTCGACCAGTACATCCAGCCCACCATGCGCCTGGCAGACATCGTGGTGCCCAGAG GGAGCGGCAACACGGTGGCCATCGACCTGATCGTGCAGCATGTGCACAGCCAGCTGGAGGAG AGGAAGCTACGTTGGGATAT GGCTGCGCTGGCCTCGGCACACCAGTGCCACCCCCTGCCCCGGACGCTGAGCGTCCTGAAGAGCACGCCGCAGGTGCGAGGCATGCACACCATCATCAG GGACAAGGAGACCAGTCGCGACGAGTTCATCTTCTACTCCAAGAGACTGATGCGGCTGCTCATCGAGCACGCGCTCTCCTTCCTGCCCTTTCAG GACTGCGTTGTGCGGACCCCGCAGGGGCAGGACTACGCGGGCAAGTGCTATGCGGGGAAGCAG ATCACCGGTGTGTCCATTCTGCGCGCCGGTGAAACCATGGAGCCCGCCCTGCGCGCTGTGTGCAAAGACGTGCGCATCGGCACCATCCTCATCCAGACCAACCAGCTTACCGGGGAGCCCGAG CTGCACTACCTGAGGCTGCCCAAGGACATCAGCGATGACCATGTGATCCTCATGGACTGCACCGTGTCCACGGGCGCCGCGGCCATGATGGCGGTGCGCGTGCTCCTG GACCACGACGTGCCTGAGGACAAGATCTTCCTGCTGTCACTGCTCATGGCAGAGATGGGCGTGCACTCAGTGGCCTATGCGTTTCCACGAGTGAGAATCATCACCACGGCGGTGGACAAGCGGGTCAATGACCTTTTCCGCATCATCCCAGGCATTG GGAACTTTGGCGACCGCTACTTTGGGACAGACGCGGTCCCCGATGGCAGTGACGAGGAGGAAGTGGCCTACACGGGTTAG